One segment of Alnus glutinosa chromosome 2, dhAlnGlut1.1, whole genome shotgun sequence DNA contains the following:
- the LOC133861921 gene encoding protein trichome birefringence-like 41, with protein sequence MIIASLSLTRTHSWVPAMAANIALALVLVLPLLQLVNGEHKIDDYRGRCDLYDGRWVYDNSYPLYNLSHCSFVLKQFACQRNGRPDKLYLKYRWQPSACNLPRFNGVTFLRRYRNKRILFVGDSLCLNQWQSLACMLHSATPHSEYKFEKTGSLRTFTFTEYNVSVMHLWNAFLVDIVPKRYGRVLTLNKLDTKTWQGIDVLIFNTWHHWLYPARKQPWDFVDDGKHKYKDMNRFAAYEIGLKTWARSVDKSVDPRKTKVFFQGISPDHFSESYRGLHNGKNCNGEVKPALADKHPWHQHPAELALEKVLRNMSKPVHLLNVTRMSVLRKDAHPSVYGVGGHRGMDCTHWCLAGVPDTWNQLLYAELI encoded by the exons ATGATCAtcgcctccctctctctcacacgaACACACAGTTGGGTACCCGCAATGGCGGCTAATATTGCTCTTGCACTCGTCCTCGTTCTGCCATTGTTGCAGCTGGTAAATGGGGAGCATAAGATTGATGATTATAGAGGGAGATGTGATCTGTACGATGGAAGATGGGTTTACGATAATTCATATCCGCTTTACAACTTGAGTCATTGCAGCTTCGTACTGAAGCAATTTGCTTGCCAGAGGAACGGTCGGCCGGACAAACTCTATCTCAAGTATAGGTGGCAACCGTCTGCATGCAACTTGCCAAG GTTCAATGGTGTAACTTTCTTAAGGAGATATAGAAATAAGCGCATCCTGTTTGTTGGAGATTCATTGTGTTTGAACCAATGGCAATCACTGGCATGCATGCTTCATTCAGCTACGCCACATTCTGAGTACAAGTTTGAGAAGACAGGTTCCCTCCGGACATTCACATTCACG GAGTACAATGTTTCTGTGATGCATCTATGGAATGCATTTTTGGTCGACATTGTTCCCAAGAGATACGGGCGGGTTTTGACCCTCAACAAGCTTGACACAAAAACATGGCAAGGAATTGATGTATTAATATTCAACACATGGCACCACTGGCTCTACCCCGCAAGGAAACAACC GTGGGATTTCGTTGACGACGGGAAGCATAAATACAAAGACATGAATCGCTTCGCTGCCTATGAGATAGGGCTCAAGACATGGGCTCGATCGGTGGATAAAAGTGTCGATCCTAGAAAAACCAAGGTCTTCTTCCAAGGAATCTCACCGGATCATTTTAG CGAAAGTTATCGGGGGCTCCATAATGGAAAGAACTGCAATGGAGAAGTAAAACCCGCACTTGCAGATAAACATCCATGGCACCAACATCCAGCAGAACTAGCATTGGAGAAAGTGTTGCGTAACATGTCAAAGCCGGTGCACTTGCTCAATGTTACAAGAATGTCGGTACTTAGAAAAGATGCGCATCCATCGGTCTACGGCGTTGGAGGGCATCGTGGGATGGACTGCACCCACTGGTGTCTTGCTGGAGTCCCCGATACATGGAATCAACTTCTGTATGCAGAGCTCATTTAG